The Pecten maximus chromosome 10, xPecMax1.1, whole genome shotgun sequence region CAAACGGGAGATGTTGTGATAGTATGGCTTCCGTCGGGACATCTGAGAAAATGTATACCATCGACATCAGAAAAACCGACGATCCGACAAGATTCTATTTTCACAAGAATTGATATTCAGCGTGGATATTATCAAAACGCAAGCCAATATTTTAGAAGCATGGATACAGTTTTGAAAATTTCACGGCATTTTCACCATGAAGAGAGGAGCAGATCAGACATCCATCAGCTCCTTTTTTGGAACTCCGTCCAAACGACAAGCGATTGAAACGAGCGATGGAAAACCTGCAAACAACAGCCCGAAATCGACTAAACACCGAGATGCATTTTATAAGCCATGGCTACAGAAGTACACATGGATTGTGCATGAAGATGACGAAGGTAAGCTTAAAATTATCCAACATTAGTTTGATTGATTAATTAGTGAATATTTCGTGTTGTCATTTATTTTCTTGTCacgtgctatttttagaaagtaTCATTAGACATTAGAGTGATGTCCCTTTCCAAACGTTCTCAAAACGTCCTATAATATAAATCATCTCAGAATCTCTCCAAAATCTCTGtaattttttattcaataactATTATCTATCTTGGAATGTGATTTTCttattattgttaattataataagtTTATTGGAATGCCAAGTAtaatatgtaattaatgtactgatatttttaaaaagatctcactaatcatttataatttttttttcataaatttattaatttttaattatttggcTGATTACAATTAGTCTtttataaaattgaattttgaatatttaactATCATTCAGTGGTTGAATATCATATGTGATATCTTTTTGTCTATTTTAAATAAGCAAATATAAAAAAGATTGATATGAttctatataataatatagaaaTACCTCAATATTGTTTTCTTATTAAATAGGCATGTTCTGTGCTCTGTGCACAAAACATAAGCAACTTCCAAGGAATGGCAGCACAAGCTGGATTAAGACACCTTGCCAGTCCTACAGGGAAGATGCTATTAGGAGGCATCAAGATTCAACATGCCATATTGTTGAAATTATGTTGTGTatttaaataatattacatTCTTGTCATTAAATAGTTGCTATATAAGTTGATTTGTAGATTTGTATAACTATTATAGATCTATGTAATAGTTGCTATTAATATAATTTAAGTTAatttatttagatattatagtgcaattattaaataattgaaatgttttatctttaaacTTGACAATGTATTATGATCTTGATATGaatgtttatttataccagTAATAGTTGgtatttaagttttatttaatgttatataagtATTAGTATAGTGAGATGGAACTTAGATTGGTTTTGTAAAAGTAAATTAATCAGAGTGAGAAATGTATGCATGTTAATAGtagtttttttatcaaaaaatgtttcaatttaCAAGCCTATGTAATATGGAAATGAGTGGATGAATGATggaaatacatatttaattagaactgaataaaacaatgtaatttAATCTCTTTTCTTATTGTCATTATTGATGTTATTTCTCAAAACGCTGCAACGCGATACTTCACGACAACCACGAAAGTACATAATCACGCAAAAACAAATTGAGGAAATTTTTTCCTCCAcccatcattttgaaattgtggtGATCCCTGTATAGAGAAGgaaggtaggtatatataggtctgtagGCTGACAGTGTATAGAGAGAAGGCAGAGGAGAGTCGGCCTATAGAGAAGgaaggtaggtatatataggtctgtagGCTGACAGTGTATAGAGAGAAGGCAGAGGAGAGTCGGCCTATAGAGAAGgaaggtaggtatatataggtctgtagGCTGACAGTGTATAGGGTATTCTTGAAGTCAATTGAAATCCACACAGGCCCTGGCTCTGATTGTGTGCCAGAAAATAAGCAAATATGGTTAACAGTGAAATATGGAAAGATCAGAAATAGAATAATGTGTCTGGCTATTTACTTTGTTACAAGCTTACATTAAAGGAGAGACATAGCTAAGGTCATACATGCTGGTCAAGGCAATCACAAGCTATATAACACAAGCATCTGTCACGACAAAGGTCACATTCATCTTCTAGCacacaaaggggaataactctattTGAGCAATGagaaattatttcattgaaTTGAAACATTTCTATACGATTGGAATACAGAATGGTAGTAATAGAAATGAAGTTTGGCATTTCTGCATTGCAGTTTTGTTTCAGATAATTAACCataattgatattatttgatatgtacAGGAATGCTATATGAGATTTGCTCATTTCATTCAATTTTATGATGTCTCCTGTTCGAAGGAAGGGAGACATATTGCATTAGTACTGGTTGTTCGTCTTCTAGTTCTTCTAATAGTCTATTGTCTGGGCCATAACTTCTAAACCGTTGGAGATATCTTTACCAAACATGCAGCATACTTGCATCTCCTAAAGCCAATATGCATTCTTAACTGTAATGTTGAAGATATCTTTTTGAAACTTGCATTACTTAAATTCAATGTATAATGCACTGCTGCAAGGTCACTTATTCTCAAGGTCAAAGTGCAAATTCTTTTAATAGTTTCTTATCAAGCGATACTTTTTAATTGCTGTATAGCTTAGATCTCTCCCCACTGATGTAATGTAGTGTTCTGTCTTTGGATCATTGGGACTTTGACTTTCATGAATTCTCAATAAAGTCTATTATTAGTATAAGTGTCAAAGAGATACTTTTgcattgtcctgtaataagcccacctttACTTTGAATGGAAGATTATGTGATTATGTCTCctagaaaaatattttaataaactAACATCCTGGGTGACACAGAACTACACCGAACTTTTTACACAAACATTGGATCTCCCACCTCCCTATAACATCCTGTTTGTAAGTCAAGGTTAgaattgttaatattttgttgatacATGATATACTTCTTCAGAAGGGACATTTtacctaccatatatatatgtatatataaagttgtcttccttcgtcatttgtgttgctaagttacatatctatttattagcacaatgtatcatatacactatgtgttggtgatccaaagatatagatttgaatttcctgtcgtagttgtaccgagagaaatatatataatatatgtacaattcgtattcatgtatgtaaatacattgcgatccaggtattcatatcatcttatagacgacttccacaatgatcatgtcagggtatcgggctgaccatcactgcgccattgaaacgttctttttaagaacgccgatgtggcgcagcggtataagctgcgggtatttctggctaggcgattgggtgccgtagatcgtgagttcgaggcccggtaagggcacgagtcaaaaagttgtcttccttcgtcatttgtgttgctaagttacatatatatatatatatataaataacaaaaaaacaagtcTTTGCCGCTAcgcctttctgccctctcaggtTCTTCAGGCAGCCTATAGAGAAGTCCACCTGAtgaagcctgagagggcagaaaggccgAGTGGCAAAATCtagtttttttgttattttctataTGTTAACCATCGCAAGGACAGATTCTTGCCATGCACGGTTCTGAACTATTCCACCATTTATGTACTTACAGAAATTCTTAAAATAACACTCAACAAAGTCAAGGGCAGACAACTAGGTATCAAGCTTGTTGGCAAAAGGTGAGTGCTTTCTCTCTTTCATTTgttaagttgaaatattttacaatttcacaataaaatgattatcaaaattctaaaaaaaaactgtcaagCTGAGAAGCTAGAAAAACTGGCTAAGCTGAATAGCTAAAATATAATCAAACAAGTCATATTTTTTTAGGaccatacaataaaacataataCTGTAACATCTGGCAATGTTGTTTAAATTCTAGAATGGatattaaatattgtatgtGAGCATGAAGATTCAGATTTTGTGTGATATGTAAATTGaacattttcttatttattcTTTCAGAAGTGGTCCTGGTGTTTATATTTTAAGTTTGGTAAGTTTTAGTCAAAAATGAAAGGTActcaaataatatatatatatatacttacatatatGTCACCTTGGTAAGATACAAGTCTGCTTCCTACCAACTCTAAAATTAGCTTAATAAGTTACCTGAGACAAAGTTTAAGTGACCtatattaaatgaaatgaaatttcaaaaatcttcttattaCCCAAATAGgtaaatcaaatactcttcaaaGATGGAAAGGTTTTAATGTGCTTTGCCAAAATTTGGAATATCATGatcctggggtctcacatttctAATAGGTTTTGAAACATAACGAAGGCATGGGAAAATACTGATCTTTATTGGATGAATTaaagcaaacaaaaaagaaaaaaaaagaaaataatgatctAAGAAATATTGAAGTACTTATCCATGTTACATGTAAGTCAGGAATCCTTGGTTCAATCCCTTGAGCAGACATATCTAATGATAGTACAAGTATTTCTCTGTAGCTGTCTGCCTTGTGTTagaaaaacttttattttcttttatcattttatctttTGTCAGTTTTCAGCTGCATATCGTGATGTATTGACGGCTGTGCCTCATATGTAAATTAAAGAAGTTCATTAAGATTTATTTACATTGAAGGTAGCGGAAAGTTTGGCCGCTATGGATGAGCGACTTCGGCCGGATGATCGAGTACTAGAAATAAACGGCATTGATGTTTCGTATGGCACGCAAGAGCAGGCTGctcatataatacaggtaagcATCGACATGTAGAAATGTGCATGTAAACATATACCTACAGATTTGAAAAAATGATATGCATTTCATCTAAAATTAGAATTATTCTAATTGAAATTTTTGTGAAGCAAATCACTTTAGCCAGAGTCTGGTAGGacaataaaatgaaacaaaataaataaataaataaataaaatctaacTCAGAATCAATAAATGatggtaaaatataaacaaaaatatagatttgcacgGAGAACCTCGAAAAAGTAACacggagaataagaccaggtgttccggaagagttAGCATCTTCTGTTTCAACAATATTCACCATACAGGTCATATCACATCAAGTcccattctcaaaatgagaattagggtagtgacaacagaactactaggtatatcaacaaacataaaaaaaaggATATTTCCAAATGAAATCATGTTTACCATAAAACTTTCCCCACGGTCTTCATCAACCTACATCTCTCAAAAGTGAAGGAACTGATAGGATGATTATTTACATGTTATTGATGCTGTTCCAGACAAGTGCTGATAAAGTGCAATTTGTGATTTCCCGACGAAGTCGTCCTCAGACTCCCGACCTTATTCGATCTACCTCCGACAACTCAACAACAGCGACGAACTACAGTATGATACGTGATAACACTCCCTCGTGTCAAAAGTGTCACGAACGTCTCGTCACCGTCACCAAGGTAATATCCAGAAGCAGGCCGATTGATGTGGTGTGGGAAAATGCAGTAATGCTTTTGaaggaagggagacaactctcattattTAATGCTAGAAATCTCTCTTGATCTGTGCATGCTGTCTTGTATCTGATAAACCCATGATGCAGTGAGAATATTTACCCTCAGTTTCATGATTTACCACCAATAATCTTGTGTAGGCTTTTTCCTGTTGCCCAATTCCTATTAAATGTGCCAGGTACATTGTTTAGTGCAATGAAATGAGATCAAATCCTTCCTATATGATCTTTTCATAATAATCTACATCAGGTGAAGAATAAAAATAAGGTTTTAGAGTTCTAAGAATTATCTATCAGATATTACTGGACTGAGTAAGTAGCTGTGATTTTGTCCGCTGATATTTCATACATTCTTCATCTTCTTCAAATGGCCATCACCAAGAAGACGGAGACCTTACctaaattttgtgaaaaacaaaaatttaacaaaactaaaaataatTACCTGTATGTAGTAGACATGCAGTATAACGatcttttgtaatttttatttttttttttctttaataaatgTCTGACCTATAGTATAGGAGTTATCCAGGCTTATACCTCCAGCAGACAGACGgccagacagacagacggacggacggacggacggacggacggacagacagacagacagattaACTTTGATGTCATTATTAAGTCATGTCTATGTTACAAATCTTGAGTGGTATATCGTATTTTAACA contains the following coding sequences:
- the LOC117335432 gene encoding uncharacterized protein LOC117335432, whose protein sequence is MKRGADQTSISSFFGTPSKRQAIETSDGKPANNSPKSTKHRDAFYKPWLQKYTWIVHEDDEGMFCALCTKHKQLPRNGSTSWIKTPCQSYREDAIRRHQDSTCHIVEIMLCI